A section of the Thermoanaerobaculia bacterium genome encodes:
- a CDS encoding amidohydrolase family protein codes for MPVIDAHLHVQPHDEFNAESRTFIESGRRDLERYSRIERSPDELLRFFDEQEIEAGCLINYVAPDTLGLSENVNAWIVRYCRDHRDRLIAVGSVHPRFSKDAYGDTRRLFDSGIRMIKLHPPHQLFSPNDYLGRNEMLAGIYRAAEEARVPVMIHTGTSTFPSARNRFADPMAIDDVAVDFPNLPIVLAHSGRPLYGETAFFLARRHPNVRLELSGIPPKKLLEHLPRLEEVAGKTLWGTDWPSPGIVSPSANVAAFRALPLSDAAKEKILYSNAKKLFG; via the coding sequence ATGCCGGTCATCGACGCTCACCTGCACGTTCAGCCGCACGACGAGTTCAACGCCGAATCGAGGACGTTCATCGAGAGCGGCCGCCGGGATCTGGAGCGGTACTCCCGAATCGAGCGATCGCCGGACGAGTTGCTCCGTTTCTTCGACGAGCAGGAGATCGAGGCCGGCTGCCTCATCAACTATGTCGCGCCCGACACCCTCGGCCTTTCGGAGAACGTCAACGCGTGGATCGTCCGCTACTGCCGAGATCACCGTGATCGCCTGATCGCGGTCGGCTCCGTGCATCCCCGCTTCTCGAAAGACGCCTACGGCGACACGCGGCGGCTGTTCGACTCGGGGATCCGCATGATCAAGCTCCATCCGCCCCACCAGCTCTTCTCGCCCAACGACTACCTCGGGCGCAACGAGATGCTCGCCGGGATCTACCGCGCGGCCGAGGAAGCTCGCGTCCCCGTCATGATCCACACGGGAACGTCGACGTTCCCGTCCGCGCGCAACCGCTTCGCCGACCCGATGGCGATCGACGACGTCGCCGTCGATTTCCCGAACCTTCCGATCGTCCTCGCGCATTCGGGGAGGCCTCTCTACGGCGAGACGGCGTTCTTCCTCGCGCGCCGGCACCCCAACGTCCGCCTCGAGCTCTCCGGCATCCCGCCGAAGAAGCTCCTCGAGCACCTGCCGCGGCTCGAGGAGGTCGCGGGCAAGACGCTGTGGGGGACCGACTGGCCGTCACCCGGGATCGTCTCGCCGTCCGCCAACGTCGCCGCCTTCCGCGCGCTGCCGCTCTCGGACGCGGCGAAGGAGAAGATCCTCTACTCGAACGCGAAGAAGCTGTTCGGGTGA